DNA from Mycolicibacterium alvei:
GGCCACGATCGGCCGGTGCTGCTCGAAGACTTCCTCGGTCTGCAGGTAGGTGTCGTACCCGACGACCACCGATTCGAACATGCGCCGATTGCAGGCCATGGCCGGAGTCGACGTGAAGGTCAGCGGCGCGACCAGCCCGGAATACCCCAGCTTCGCGGCGGCGTCGACGTCCCAGTGGGCGGGGTGGTAGTCCTGCACGGCACGGGCGTACTCGCGTACCTTCTCGCGGCCGACCAAATACGGGCCATCGGCCTCGTAGTAGTGGCCGAGCCGGGCTTCGAGCGCCGATGCGTCTGGTGCGGTCATGAATGTGCTCAACTTTTCTATCGGCTTGTTCGCTGAAGCCGACGAAAGCACACTAACGTCTGTGCGGCGTTAGGCGTACAACCGGCAACGCTCGACGAGAATCTGGGCCAGCCGTCCGGGCTCACTCACCATCAGACAGTGACAGGTGGGGTCTGTCCCCCGCGGCCAGTCGCTGTTCGATGACCGTCAGCGCCCGGCCCGCCCATTCGATGTTCTCTTCTTCGAACCGGATTCCCCGCAGCAAGGTCAGGTAGGGGCCGATGCGGTCGGCCTCGGCGAGGTACGCATCCTCGGTGCGCCCGGCCAGCAAGTGCTCCTGGCCGCGCCGGTAACGCGCGAGCTTGGCGGTCGCCCATTCCAGTCGTTCAGTGAGCGCATCGCGGACGGCCCCGATGTTGCCGGTATCGACCGCTTGGACCTGTACCAGGAGGTCTTCCCGAATCGCCCCGGGTTTCGGCGCCACCTCGGTGAACTCGAGCAACGCCTGCCGTCCAGCGTCGGTCAGCGAGTACAGGCGCTTGTTCGGCCGCCGGTCCTGCTCGACGAGCCTCGCTTCGATCAGCCCCTCGGCGGCCATCCGGTCCAGCTCGCGGTAGAGCTGCTGGGGAGTGGCCATCCAGAAGTTGGCGACCGACGCGTCGAACCCTTTCGCCAGGTCGTAGCCGGATGCCTCGCCGTCGAGCAGGGCGGCCAGGACTGCGTCGCGCAACGCCATGAGCCGATGCTAGCAGCAAAGTGATTAATCAATATGTTGATTATTGAAAAGGGTCGGGCGTAACATCGCGGCTAGTCGATGAATTGGGTATGGAGGTGTCAGATGCATCCGTTCCGTGAGGCAGTGGAGGCTCGCGACGAGGCCGCGATCGAGGCGCTGCTGGCCGACAATGTGGTCTTCACCAGCCCGGTGGCTTTCAAGCCGTATCCGGGCAAGCCGATCACCGCTGCGATCCTGCGCGGGGTCATGCGGGTCTTCGAGGACTTCCGGTACGTCCGGGAGATCGCCGATGCGTCAGGACATGACCATGCCCTCGTATTCGAGGCCACCGTCAACGGCAAGAAGATCACCGGATGCGACTTCCTGCACCACGATGACGACGGCAAGATCGACGATTTCATGGTGATGGTTCGGCCGCTGTCCGGTGCGACCGCGCTGTCCGAGGCGATGGCTGCGCAGTTCGACCAGATCACACAGGAAGCGGCAGAACAGATTCAGCGAGAGTCCGCCACTGCTTGATTAGCGGCTCGCCGCTGTTGCTTGATCGGCGTTACGGCCTGATCAGCGTCCCCGCATCCGAAGCCGCCTTCTGCAATTCCGGAATCGTCATGTCGGCATAGTCGGCGTTCACCGGCCCCGACGCATTCCCCAACCACGGCACCACACCGGGGTCCGGGGTGACGCCCAGGTGGTAGGCCTGAACGCCGGGCAGGTGGTACTGCAGGAAGTTGACGAAGACGTCGACGACGAAGATCAGGCCCCCGATCGGTCCGGTGTGCAACAGCGCGGCCGAGTTCATCAGCGGAATGGCGGCGTCGGGATTGCCGATCATCACGATCGATCCGTAGTGCGGCTTGCTTCCTCCGCCGGGCACGTATTCCGGCACGAACGGCTGGAGTCCGGGCAGATCGGTGGAGAAGTAGCCCGCGGTGTCGCCGTAGGTCAGGACGTTGACGAACCCGGAGTCGGCGCCGTTGCCCGGGACCGTGGAGTTGAGGCCGGGGCCCTCGAAACCGATACCGCCGACACCCGTTTGTTGCGCAACGTACTGCGCTTCCCAGGCGCCCAGTGAGTGGCCGGTGACGAAGATGTCTTCCTTGCGGTAGCCCTGCGCGATCGCCGCGGCCTCGACCTGCTGCTGAAAGGCCACCGCGTCGATGAATGCCTGCGGTGTGGTGTCGGTGAAGACCACCTGCAGGTCGGTCACCACCTGCGACACCGCGATCAGCGGGTTGTGCAGCAGGTTCGTTCCGCCCGTCGTGCCCTGGTAGGCGATGATGATCTGGCCATCAGGTGTCACCCAGGTCTTGGCGGACATCCCGGTCAGTATGTTGGTGGATTCCATCTGTTTGCCGTTGACCACGAACGGTTTCAGGTCGCCGGGGGCGCCGCCCCACACGTAGGCGGTGGTCGCCGCGTTGAGGAACTGGGACACCGTGGGGGTCTTGCCCGTGGTGGGTCCGTCGTAGACCAT
Protein-coding regions in this window:
- a CDS encoding PadR family transcriptional regulator encodes the protein MALRDAVLAALLDGEASGYDLAKGFDASVANFWMATPQQLYRELDRMAAEGLIEARLVEQDRRPNKRLYSLTDAGRQALLEFTEVAPKPGAIREDLLVQVQAVDTGNIGAVRDALTERLEWATAKLARYRRGQEHLLAGRTEDAYLAEADRIGPYLTLLRGIRFEEENIEWAGRALTVIEQRLAAGDRPHLSLSDGE
- a CDS encoding nuclear transport factor 2 family protein, which gives rise to MHPFREAVEARDEAAIEALLADNVVFTSPVAFKPYPGKPITAAILRGVMRVFEDFRYVREIADASGHDHALVFEATVNGKKITGCDFLHHDDDGKIDDFMVMVRPLSGATALSEAMAAQFDQITQEAAEQIQRESATA